A stretch of DNA from Cannabis sativa cultivar Pink pepper isolate KNU-18-1 chromosome X, ASM2916894v1, whole genome shotgun sequence:
AATCCTACAGGCACACTAGTGAATGGAATTCTTCATCATTGCTCGCTTCCAATAGTTGAATATTCAAACCAGGAATTTCtatctgatgatgatgatgagcttAAAAACACCTCTGGGGATCACGCCACATCTGAAGCATCGGTCCGTCCTGGAATTGTGCATAGATTGGACAAAGGCACTAGTGGTTTGCTTGTAGTTGCAAAGGTGATGATTCAGCAAACCAAGTCATGGATGCCTATTGTTTTAAGTGAAACCTGCCATGAACTTTTGCGGTTGTGACTTACTTTTTATTCTTTATGCTTTGTATGGCAGGACGAACACTCTCATGCGCATTTATCTGATCAATTCAAGCTACACACTATCCAGAGAGTATACATTAGTCTTACATCTGGAGTTCCCTCCCAACTTTCTGGACGCATTGAGGTTCCAATTGGTCGTGATTCAAATAACAGAATTCGAATGGCTGCAATACCAGGAGCAAGTAATAGTAAACAGGCTCGGCATGCTGCTAGTAGGTGATTTATGTTCTCCATCATTCTATTATTTTCTTGGTGTAttataaagtgtttgtttatcCTGGGTAGTGGGTATTGTATGTATTAAATGAATGTATTTTCATTCAGGAATTCATTTAACAATTTCAGAAGATTTTATGTTATCCACATACTTCATTAAAAAAAGTGTGCTACTCAGATGTCATTTGTGGATGTCAAATATTTTCAGGTTATGTTACATTTTTCAGAGCTGATTGAACATTTGCAGGTATAAAGTAATTGAAATACTAGCTGGTGGTGGCTCTGCATTGGTTGAGTGGAGATTAGAAACTGGTCGCACTCATCAGGTACCCATAGAACTTAGCTGTATACATTTAGTTTATAATGATACCTGCTCATTCATTGTCAACTGAAACCTTGTACCTAGACACTTGTCGCTAACTGATATATCAGATTTCTGTAGTAGCATATGGAATTTCTGTTCTGTACCCAAATTGTAAAAGAATGACTGTTTACAATGGCGCAGTAGGCATAGCTTCTTCATCACGTGGTTGTCTTTCACTAGATGGAAATTAACTTTGTATGCTTCGTCAAATGGTGGTTCTATTGGCACAATTGTTTTTCCTCTTTTCAGTCACTtctaattaattgtttatttccATATATATTATTGGCATACACACTCTCacacataataataaacattatATCTTAACTCTCCTCATTCATTTAGAAATAATACTATATAAAATTAAGGtatctatttaaaaaaattaaattcgtACAAAATAAACTATGATTGTGTTTCTCAATGTGTGTTATCATTGTGTTTGTTGAAGATATATAATAATTTGTCAAAAGTATAAGTTTgagaaatgattttttttcttcaatttttttaagaaatttttacataattgattaaaaatttgaaaaaaaaaattacacaaatacgtttatacaaaaaaaatttcatGTTTACGCTCTGaactttttatttacaaaattgcgtactttagtaaaaataataaattatttttttggttgttttattgtttatttatagttgtattaTAACTGTCatgagattaatttttttttgttgttttatagttgaTTTATATTTGTGGCGAGattgattttttattgtttttcagttgttttctttctttttgttgagttagtgtatttttgtaaataaaaactgATGTTGTAATATTGtaaataaaactgaaaaatgTGTTTCTAAAAATtcccttttttttaattaatgagaAATTTAGtgcttaattaaaataaaaaaagtgtgTAAAGAAATTTGACAAGGGGTTTATTAAATAAGACTCTAGTCTTTTACAAAGGACATGCACCTCAAGCCTTGAGGCTCAAGGTGAGCGCACGGACTGGGATATGCACGAATATACCTTGGGCGAGGAGGAGCTTAAAAGGTGCCAGAATTTACAGGTATTAATTTGATTGATTTATTTAGTCCTTTGTTTTTGTATTTCATACATTTTGTAATGAGTATTCACTTGTTTTGTTTTTTGGTGATGCATGACTACTATGCACTTTGCAAAGTGTTTAAAAAAAGTGGTCTTGGGCCTAAAAATGGTGAGCAATATGGGGCACCTTTCACGGAAGAAGAATGGAATGTTGATTGTCTAGATTTTAACATGTCTGCCATTGTAGAAACTCCAGTGGAAAGAGTTGATGGGGCTCTGTCAAATTTTGAGAGTCAGGAGACAATAGTTGACAGTCAAAAATCTCTCTCTAATGAAATTGAAGAGCTTTTGCAACAAATGACTGATGAGCCTTTGCTTGACCTGCCAGATGTCATAGATTATGCTAACAACACTCCACCACAATCTCAAGTTTGTTATTGAGCTGACTTCCACTAATGCTATCCCTTATGTATTTTTCTTCTacttaaatgataaaataacaaGCCA
This window harbors:
- the LOC115722758 gene encoding RNA pseudouridine synthase 2, chloroplastic isoform X2; protein product: MQWLTAFTSSAKPFLISPSLLSIFPTPKPTFPSSSSLSASRFPITLRLLSSFSAPSLSHASDDAFAGVLSNFSGVRLEETVPIDSVKVRLDSWISSRVSGISRARVQSSIRLGLVRVNGQVVDKVSYNVKAGDEINCEISELRPLKAEAEDIPLDIVYEDDSVLVVNKPPHMVVHPAPGNPTGTLVNGILHHCSLPIVEYSNQEFLSDDDDELKNTSGDHATSEASVRPGIVHRLDKGTSGLLVVAKDEHSHAHLSDQFKLHTIQRVYISLTSGVPSQLSGRIEVPIGRDSNNRIRMAAIPGASNSKQARHAASRYKVIEILAGGGSALVEWRLETGRTHQTLVFYKGHAPQALRLKVSARTGICTNIPWARRSLKGARIYSV
- the LOC115722758 gene encoding RNA pseudouridine synthase 2, chloroplastic isoform X3, with the translated sequence MQWLTAFTSSAKPFLISPSLLSIFPTPKPTFPSSSSLSASRFPITLRLLSSFSAPSLSHASDDAFAGVLSNFSGVRLEETVPIDSVKVRLDSWISSRVSGISRARVQSSIRLGLVRVNGQVVDKVSYNVKAGDEINCEISELRPLKAEAEDIPLDIVYEDDSVLVVNKPPHMVVHPAPGNPTGTLVNGILHHCSLPIVEYSNQEFLSDDDDELKNTSGDHATSEASVRPGIVHRLDKGTSGLLVVAKDEHSHAHLSDQFKLHTIQRVYISLTSGVPSQLSGRIEVPIGRDSNNRIRMAAIPGASNSKQARHAASRYKVIEILAGGGSALVEWRLETGRTHQISVVAYGISVLYPNCKRMTVYNGAVGIASSSRGCLSLDGN